In Fibrobacter sp. UWP2, the sequence CAGCCTTGACTTCGCTCAAAAAACTGTTCTCGGGGAACACCCCTACAAGGGACTTGGGCATCTTGTAATGCAAGTATATCTGTTCCACGCCGGCATACAAGGTGAGAAGTCCCGGATTCCAGTTGAACGACAGCCCCCAGGTCCCCGAGAACTTCTGCAATTTTTCGTACTCGGCCGAGGGTCCGTCGATCATGTAGCCATAAAACAGGTTGAGTTTAGCCTCAAGCGAAATCTTTGTTTTAAACTTGTACGAGAACGTAGAGCGCATCGCAGGTCCCAACCAGCGCGCCCATGAATAATCCAACGTAATGGATTCCTCTTCTTCGCCCTCTTCCTGCTGCATATCCGCATACATATACGAAGACACCAGCCCATTGTAGAGGTCAAAACATTCCTCCCCGTGGTCCTGGTAGCAAAGATCCATGTAGTATTCAAAGGGCTTGTACACGCTGCCGTACCCGTAGCCGCCCCACGGGTTGCTGTCTATGCAGTTGCCGTAGAAGTCACGTTGGCAGTCGGCATTGGGCTCGCCCCCCTCAGCCTCGTCATTTGAGCTCTCGGCGATGAAGGCGATCTTCTCGATAAATCCCAAAAAGTCCGAGAGCGAGTCGGCCTCGTACTTGACGCCCACATACACGTTCCCGTTAAAACCCGTAGGCACAGCCCTGTGCCAGGAGCCGTACAGAGCAACCGACAGCGGCCCTCCATCGTGGTAATACGCCCATGTTGCCAAACCCAGGCGCTGTTTTTCAAAACGGGCAATATCCACCTCGAGCCATCCGTAAAACGCAGGCTCCATGTTCGCCTCGCTCGAGAGGTTAAAATCAACACCCACATCCAAAAGAAACCTTTTACCCACCAGGGAGTACTCCAAGCCCGGGGCAAGAGTCCAATCGCTCGTATCGAGCACCGGCATGTCCTTGTTCGCAATGAACCAGTCCGCCACAAAGGCGACACCCACCGAGTGGATCCAGTCGCCAAGCGAAAAATCGACAAAGCCCGCTACCGAGGTAAAGATGTCGCCGCCATTCTCCTTAACGGCATCGATACCGCCGTATTCCTCGTAATGGAGGCCGATATAGCCCAGGTCACCCAAAAAACGGAAAGACCAGGGTTCCTGCCCCTCGGACATTCCCAGCACGTCGTAGTAATCTTTAAGAATTTCCTGGATTTCCTTGGTGTACTCCCCATCCATTTGGGCGGCTTCCTCAAAAAGCGCCACGGACTTGGGAATATCACCCGCCTTTTCGGCCTCGAGGGCACGAGAATACACCTGTTCCTGGGTCTCTGCAAACAACACAGACGACAGCAATAGCGATATGACTATCGCAATCGGTCGCATTTACTTGTGAGAATGGTCCCCTTGGTGCATGGGAGGCGGCATCATGGGGGACATAGGCATTCCCCGCATGGGATTCATGTTATGAGAATCCGGCCTTTCGTAAAAAGGCTGACGTTCGCGAGGCTGCTTTTTTTGGGATTCCCCCTCAAAACGAGACTTTTCGTTCCGTTTTTGCGAAACGTCATTGCGTAAACCTTTTTTCTCGGCGCTGGAACTCGCCCTCAACTTGGAGAGAATTTGTTCGCGAGCGGCCTTGCGTTCGGCACGCATTTTTTGCCAGTCTGCTTTTTCTTTTGCACCTAAATCCGGAGTTTCTCTCGAAAATTCGGACCTTTCGGCGGGGGTCGGAACACTGGATTCCGGCTGCGCAGCAAGCCCGCCAGCGAAGACAAACGCTGTCGAGAGAAGGATTGAAGCTATGAAGATCAAGCGATTCATACCAAACTCACTGCAAAAACCGTGCCAATTGTTCTTTTAGGCCTTTATCCGGCTTTTTAAGCCTTTACAGGCATAATATAGATTATTCCCCCGAAAAAGGTCGTAAAAAAACTGAGAAGATTCGCCCCGACAGGACACATTTTCCCGATTTACGTGATTTGGACTACGCACCTTTGTAGTCCTCCTTCTTCATCCCGAGTCGTTCCATGACCTCGCGCAGCACTTTGCGGTCGATTCCAAGGATCGTGGCGGCCAAAGTCAGGTTCGCATTGCTGTCACGCAAAGCGCGCGAAATGACTTCGCGCTCCACGGCCTCGCGGGCTTCCTTGAGCGTGCGCGGAGAATCCTTGGTCTCCTTGTGCAAGTCATCAAGACCTAAGTCCTTGGGCTGGATTACACCGTGGACCGCCTGCACCAGGCCCTTCTGGATGCGGTTTTCGAGTTCACGCACATTGCCCGGCCAGTGGTAACTCAGCAATGCCTTTTCGGTGTTGCGGCTCATTTTGAACTTGCCGCGGCCGTACTCGGCGCCGTAGCGCTTGATGAATTCCTCGGCCAAGAGCACCACATCCTGCCCGCGGTCACGGAGCGGCGGGAGCACCATGGGCATCACCTGGATGCGGAAGTACAGATCCTCGCGGAACTTCTTTTCGCGAACGGCCTCTTCGAGGTCGACGTGTGTCGCCGAGATGACGCGCACGTTCACCGGAATCTCGCGGTTGTCGCCCACACGCGTAATGTGCTTCTCTTGCAGCACGCGCAAAAGCTTCACCTGCATATTCATGGGGAGTTCGCCGATCTCGTCCAGGAATATGGTGCCGCCATCGGCCTCTTCAAAAAAGCCCTTGCGAGTCTCGATGGCACCGGTAAACGAACCCTTAGCATGCCCAAAAAGCAGCGACTCGATCAAATGTTCAGGAATGGCGCCGCAGTTCACCGCAATAAAGGGACGGTCGGCACGCGGGCTCATTTTGTGGATGAACTTGGCAAAAACTTCCTTGCCCGTCCCCGTCTCGCCGCGGATAATCACCGGAAGCGGGAGCGGCGCGAGCTTCTCGGCTAGGGCAACGAGGTCCGCCATGACCTTGCTCGAATAAATAATGTTGTCCTTGCGGACCACGTTCTTCAAAACGTCGAGGGATTCCTTATCGCGCAAGCGATCGTAAGCGGCAAAGGCGAACTTTTCGCACACCGCTACAAAGGAATCGAACAACTGGCTGTCTTCTTCAGTAAAGGGTTCCTCGCGGGCAGCGCGCTGCAAATACAAATAACCGGCTTCGCTATCGGGCGTGCGGAAGGGGCTCACCATGATGCTTGTGAGCTGATTCTGCACAATGGACTTGGAGAGGTCCGCCGAATCGTCGTCGAGCTGGTTCCAAACCACAGCGCGTTTTTCGGCCTTGGCCTGTTTTACCGCCGAGATCGAAATGGAAACCTGCTCCGGATTTGAAAAATGGAGCGGCGTCTCGCCGGCAATGTCAAGCACGGCAGCATCGGCGTGAAGCACGCCCTTCGCCACTTCCAAAATCTTGGGGAACAAGTTCTCGGGCTGTTCCTCGTCAAGCAAAATCTTGACGACATCCAGCATCTTCTCGGTTGCAAGCATCGATTCCGACTTCATCATAACCTTCCTGATTGACTCTACTCGTTTTCGTCCTTATCGGGGATAGGGAGTGTTTTGAGGCTCTGCCCATCAACACCAACCGCCGCCGAGTCCAGGCCGTTTTCGAGCCCCGCCTCGCCCATGTCCAATGACCTGGATTTTTTAAGCATCAGGGCCCCGGTTTCGTCGATGTTCGAACTGCCCCCTTTCACAACGACCACCAACACCGATACCAATAATATAAGAACAAAAAAGGCCGTCAAGAGGAACTTTTTGTTCCTCCCTGTGTGCTGCATCACTGCAAATTCCGGCGGAATTTCGCAAGTTTCGCCCTCATTGTTACAAATCGTTCCACTTTTTGAAAAAAAGCTTTTTAGGAACTTTGTTTGAGAATTCAACCAGGCGACTTCACCGCCGCAAACACCCGCAAAAGCGATCTCCAAAAGTTCGTCCAGTTCATCCAGGTCCTCCACACGATTTTCGGGATCGGCACGCAAAAGCGCACTCCACAACGGGGCAAGTTTGGTCAAGGTCTCGGGCCCTGCAAGCGAACCCGATTCCACCAGTGAATCTAGGCGGGAGTACAACTTTGTCGTAGGATCCAGCGAATCGGCCCGGGTGGCGGCATCGGCGAATTCCTCGTAGGTTTCAGCCTTTACCAGTTCCTCGCCCGCGATCCAAAAGTACAAGAGCATCCCCAAGCTGTAGGCGTCGCTCTTTTCGGTTGCGGGCTTGCTCTGGAAGCGCTCGGGAGCCGCATACGGAAGCGAGCCCGGACCCACAATGCCACAATCGATGAGCGTCACTTTGCCATCGGCACCCACAAGAACATTCGCCGGGTTTAGGTCGCCGTGGTGGATTCCCTTTGCCGAGAGCGTCTTGAGGACGACCACCAACTGGCGGAGCGCATCCAACGCCACCGCCACGGGCATGGGAGAGAACTTGTTCGATTCAAGACCCTCCACAAAATCGTAGACCAGGTACGGGCGGGCATTTTTTTCTCCGGCATCCACAACACGGTACACGCCGTCCACGCGCTCGTGCAAAAGGCAACCAACCGTCGCTGAATCAAAATGGCATCCGGCGGCATACCACTTGAGGACATAGGACTTGGATCCCGCCCACAGCCTGTAGATTTGAGCCTCGCCTCCCCTGTGCAAAAGCGAGCAACGGGTCACGTCGGCGAAAACACTCATAGTTCGCCCTGTTCCACCATGGCCTTGAGGGAATCTTCAGCCGCCTGCGTCCAACGGGCAAGCTCCTTATCGTCGGGCAGGGCTTCGTGGCCCATGGACCAAATGTCCCACGCCTGTTCAATGTCGCCTTCAGCCCAATAGAGGTTGCCGAGGTTCATGTAGGCCGAGGCGAAGTTGGGCTCCTTGGTCACGATGTAGATGTAAATCTTTTTGGCCTGCTCCACGTCGCCGCGGTTTGAGAGCACAAACGCCTTAAGGTTGTGGCTAAAGTAGTTCGCGCTGTCCAACTGGATGGAGTGGTCCAGCAAAGGGAGCACGTTCGCGCGACCATTCTCCATAAGGGTTGCCCGCGCCAAGTAAAAAAGGCTCGTCGAGTAGGCAGCGTCAATTTTGCCGCTGGAATCCACCTTCGAAAGAATGCGGAATTCCTTGACGGTGCGGTCCCAGAGGTCGAGCGTGGAGGTTTTTAAATGCTCTTTGTCCTCGGCAATGGCGTAATAGGCAAGCGCCAGCCCGTAGCGGGCATCCCGGTGCGCCGGGTCAGAATCAAGCGCCTTGGAAAAACTGGTCACGGCGCGATCGTAATCGCCAATTTGCAAGGCCGCGTTACCACGGTTCACCTCGGTCTCGGAGCAACCACAAAAAAACACCGTAGCGACAACAACCACGATTTTCCATACATAACCATATAAATGATGTGTCTGATTACAAACACGTCTCATCATGTTTTAAATGTATAAAAAAATCCCTGCCAAAGGGCAGGGATCTTCGAAAATTCGAAAGCAAGAATTACTTTTCGAGTTCGCGAACGGCAACAACGTTGCCTTCGGCGTCAAGAGCGCGCACGACGTTGCCATCGCGTTCGAGCTTGATCTGAGCAGTTTCGCCCTGAGCGGTGGTGATGGTGGCGGAGAGAGAACCGTCAGCATTCTTCACAGCGGCAATGGTGTTGCCCTGAGCGTCCTGTTCGTAGTAGCTGTCACCAGCGGCGAGCGGGTTGGAGCCAGTCCAGAATTCCACAGTGTTGAGCACGAGGATGTCAACGAACGTAGCAATGCCGTAAACCGGGATGACCATCATGGCAAAGTGAACGATAGAGTTGAGCCACTTGTTGCCAAGAGTGCCGTTCCAGCTGAGAAGCTTGTTGAAGCAGGCGTAGCTGCCGTAGCAACCAGTGAGAGTGATCATGCTTGCGCAAATAACTGCAGCGAGAGCTTTTTTCATTTTATTTTACTCCTTAAGGTTTTAAGTTTATCGTAATATTAACGACACCGAAAATATAAATAAATAATCCCCTCTTAACAAAAAAATAGGGAAATTTTTAAAAAAATTGACGAAAGTCACATATCCAAAACAAGCCTTTTTTTGCTTAAATCGTTGATTTTGGGCAATTTAGGTAGTCTATCGGCTAAAATTCTCCAAAAAAAGCCCTTAAAATTTATTTATTACCCATTGGTCTCTTTTTTGTTTAGTTTACCAAAAAAGGAAGAACATTTTATGACATTGAGCCGTCGCTTTGCCGTTGCCGCATTTTTTGCGCTGATTTCGTCTGCCTTTGCCGCAGGACCTCTTACTGTTTGGATTATGCCCAACGGGGCCACCCCGCAGCAAAAACTGGAACAACGCCTGGAGGCATTTACCAAAAAAACGGGAATCAAAACCCAAGTGCAGGTGCTGGACTGGGGCGAAGCATGGAACCGCATTTCGAACGTTCTCGCCACGGGCGAGGACGCCCCCGACGTCCTTCAATTAGGGACCACCTGGATACCCTATTTTGCCTCCAAGCAACAGATTAAGCCCCTGAACCCGTGGCTTGACAAGATTGATTCCAGCCGTTTTGTCCCCACCAGCTGGCATACCTCGCATATTGAGTCCGACACCACCATCTATTCGGTCCCTTGGTTCATCGACGTTCGACCCCTGCTGGGCAACAAGCGCATTTTAAGGGAGAACGGGATTTCCAGCGATAATGTTTCCTCTTACGAAGGCTTTGTAGACGCCATCAAAAAAATCAACTCGCGCAAAGAAATTCTTGAAAACGGCGTGAAAGTCCGCGCCTACGCCTTCCCCGGCAAAAGCGACTGGAACATCCCCCACAACTTTGCCCCGTGGATTTGGAGCAACGGCGGAGACTTTATTGCAAAGGACAAGAACGGCAAGTGGCACGCCAACATTTTGAGTGAAAGGACGTTGTTCGGCATCGCCAAGTACCTGAACTTTGTGCTAGACTCCTTGGTTCTAAGCGACGTTTTACAAAACAACACGGCACAAATCGCGCAGCAGTTCAATGCGGGCGAACTCGCGTTTATCGTGAGCACGTCCGAAATAGTTATGCAAGTCCATTTTGACGGCACCAAAGGCGGACTCTCGGGAGCCCAGATTGGGAGCGACAGCATTGTGGCGCTCCCCTTCCCCAAGGGATCCGCCGGATCGGTTAGCTTTATTGGCGGAAGCAACCTCGCCATACCCGCCGGCAACAAGCGCCCCGAGGCAATCAAGCTCCTGCTATTCCTCACAAACGACGAGAACCTGGACGCCTACACTAAGCAAATCGGATTCCTCCCCGCGTCCAAGAAGGTCCTCGAAACTTGGTCCACCGACGAAAACTACCGTGTACTTGTCGAAGCACTTAAGACTGGCAAAACCTACACAGCTATCCCCGAGTGGGGCGACATCGAACAGAGCCTAGTCTCCATGTTCAGCGAAACCTGGGACCACCTGGAGATTCCAGCCCTCTACTCCGAAGAAAAACTGTACCAGATTTTCTCGAACTACTCCGCGGCTATCGACAAACAGCTGAGCTACACCGCCACGGGAACCATGACGTTCGCCGAATTCCAAAGCGTGTGGCACAAGGCACTTGGCATCAAGGACGAACCGGAAAAAGAACCCGACGCGACCGACGATAAAAAAGCCATTGTTGAAGAGAACCTGCGAAAGGCGCCCTGGGTATTTGCCGTCATGCTGTTCCTCGGGTTCCTGTTCTCCCTCAAACGCAAAAAGAAGTAACCTATGAAAAACGTAAAGGTCACTACATTTTCGCAAAGCATCATTTTCAAGAGCCTTTTGTTCTTGGTGATTTCCATGTTACTCATTGTAACAGTGGGCACCTACTTTTTCACCCAGAGGCAACTGGAATCGACAGTCCAATACAACTACAGTTCCAACGAAGCCCGTTTGCAGCAGCTCGCATTCTCGGCAAACAACGAAATGGAACAGTTCGGGAGTAGGCTCTCCCTGCTCGCTAAGACCTCCGAAATCGCGACCATGGACCCGGTGATTGCAGCGGGCCATCTCAAGAGCTACACCATCTCGTCCATGTTCTCGTCGGGCGAAACCGTTTCGCTGTATGACCACCAAGAACAACTCATTTGCGACAATTCGATGCTCGAGACCGCCAAGGCGATTTACCCCGTGGAGTTCGGCAAGATTTCGCCACACAGGCCCTATGTTACACCTTGGTACCGCGAAGGCGACGGCATACCCAAGCGCGCCTTTGCCGCCGTTGTCTCGGACCGAACAAGCAATGGCGGTTACATTGTGGCAAGCTTTAGCATGCGCCGCCTTTGGAAATACTTTAGCGAGTTCAAGGTCGGGCAAAACGGGTTCGTAATCGCCATCAACACGGCAGGCGAAATCCTCTACCACCCCGACCTCAAAAAATGGATGGACGGGGTCCACCGCATTTCAGAAACAGGATTCGAGGATTTTAACGTCCAGACCTACGAAATCAACAAGCCGACCTTTATCAAACTGAATGACGGACACCGCTACCTGATCAACTACAACTTTAACGCCGAATACAACCTAGGGCTCATCACGCTCCAGCCCAAGTCCGAAATCGACGCCTCGGTATCGACAGTCAAGTTCATCAGCAAAGTCATCCTCGCCTTCGCCATGCTCGCCATCTTGCTGGTCGCATTCTGGCTGATTCTCATTCTCGGGCGGCCCATGAACCGCCTCATTGAGCACATTTCCAAAATCACCAACGGCAACATCGACATCGACGAAATCAACGTGGGCAACCGCAAGGACGAAATCGGCCAGCTCTCGAGGGCGTTCAACCAAATGCACAGCACCATCAAGCGGCAAATCAAAGAACTGAACGCCCACCGCGAAATGCTGGAACAAGAAGTCCAGGAACGCACCCAGGAACTGGAAGAGGCAAACAAGAAACTCGACCTTATTTCGAGGACCGACGACCTGACCCAGCTTCCCAACCGTCGCGACATGCACGAGACAATTGACAACGAGGTCGGCCGCAGCGCCCGCACCCACAAGCCGTTCTGCTTTATTTTCTTTGACATAGACCACTTCAAGAACGTGAACGACACCTACGGGCACGCCGCCGGCGACCTGGTCCTCAAGGCGGTGTCGTCGACCATCCGCGGGCTTTTGCGCAAGTACGACGTGCTGGCCCGCTATGGCGGCGAGGAGTTCTTGACCCTGTTGCCCGAAACGGACCTGGAAGGGGCAGCCATCGTCGCGGAGCGCTTCCGCAAAAAAATCGAAAAGCTCTCCATTAGCTTTGCCGAACAAAAAATCAAGGTGACCATTACCCTGGGGGTCGCCCTGTACGACGACCGGCTGGGCGCCGACCGGAGCATTCAGCAGGCCGACAAAGCGCTATACGAGGGCAAAGAGACCGGGCGCAACAAGGTCGTCATCTGGGACCCCGAACGCACCAGTGAAGAGGATTACAAGCAGGCGGCCATCGAAGAAGCTCGCGACCGCAGGTAAACAAAAAAGACTCGCTAAAGCGAGTCTTTTTTATCGGGATGACTGAATTCGAATCAGCGACCTCTTGAACCCCATTCAAGCGCTCTACCAGGCTGAGCTACATCCCGAGGTCTCTTGCAAGAGTGAACCAAAGTTAGTTAAACTTTGCCTTTTTTTCAAGGCAAAACCCCGAAAAAGGCATTTTTTCTATTTCCAGTAGCCCACAATCAGCACCTCGGGCGTCGCCTTCGGGTACTTTTTGCTTTTAAAGCCCACGATCTTCCTCAAACTTTTTTGCTTGAGTTCCCAGCCTTCGCGAAGCAGCCCCTTGGTCGAAAGCGTCACCTTGAGTCCGGGGACCTTACCGCCTTCCTTGATTTGATCCAGCTTATCCACGTTCAACATCACAGGCTTGGTCTTGATACTGAACTCGCGCTTGGAGGCGGAGTCCAGGGTGAGGTCCGGGCGGGCCTTTTTTTCGGTCTCCCAAACGTAGAACGTCCATTCGCGTTTTTCGCCCGCCGCGTAATAGCCGGCGTCAAAGAGTTTTTCGCCAAAGAATATGGGCGCCTTCACAAAGCCGTCGAGCGTCGCCGTATAGGGCTTGCCGTCGGTCCCAACCATCACCACCACCGGGTTGATTTGGCCGTCCATGCCCGCAAAGTCCATGTCGAACTCCACCGTCACAGCGGCATTCGGCGCAATCTTTTTAGGGTACTTGAAGTTCGACATGCCAATGCCCTGACCAATCACATTCTCCAGGACGATTTCCTTATTCGTGACGTTTGCGCCCTTGATCACAATGTGCTTGACATCGCCCTGGTCGGCGTAACCAATAGGGTACGGTTCGGGAACAAACTTGATGGCGTCGTCGGCAAAAGCCTGCGACGCGAGGGCCGCGGCGGCGGCAAAGGCTAAAATCTTGATTTTCATGCGCATAATATACAAAATTTCTATCTTTGGGCTCCGTGAATTCAAAGGCAGACATACAGGCGCTTGTCGCGCAAAAAGATTTGTTCATTTTCGACCTGGACGGGACGCTCTTCAACACGCTGGGCGACCTAGCTCCGGCAGTGAATTTTGCCATGCGAAAGTTCGGGCTCAAGGAACACGACAATGAGACTGTACGTAGTTTTATTGGAAACGGGTCCATGAACCTCATTCGACGGGCCGTGAGTAACGCCCTCGGACTTGGCTGGCCCAAACTGGAATCCATGACAATCGGGGACATCGACATTGCACAGGTCCATCAAGTTTATTCGCAATTCTACTGGGAAAACTGCACCGCGCATACAGTCCCCTACGAGGGCGTCGTCGAGTTCATCGAGCGTCTGCGCTCGCAGGCAAAGCGGGTTGCGATGGTCACGAACAAGCCTGTAAAGCCAAGCGAAATCATTTTGCAGAAATTCAACCTGCTCAAGCACTTTGACGCATATCTGTGCGGCGACACCTCGCCCGAACGCAAGCCAAGCCCCGCAGGCATCCAGGCCATTTTAAAACAGCTGGGAACGGACCCCAAAAAGGCATTGATGATTGGCGACGACACGCCCGACGTGATGGCATCCAAAAACGCGGGCATCGACTGCGTCGCGCTTTTGGAAGGCTTTGGCAAACCCGAGAATCTGCTCCCTCTCGAGCCCCCCTACACCATAGGCCACATCAAGGATTTTCCATATTGAGCGCCAGGAATATTAATGCTAGCAGAAGGGACATAAAATGATGCGTTATCG encodes:
- a CDS encoding extracellular solute-binding protein, yielding MTLSRRFAVAAFFALISSAFAAGPLTVWIMPNGATPQQKLEQRLEAFTKKTGIKTQVQVLDWGEAWNRISNVLATGEDAPDVLQLGTTWIPYFASKQQIKPLNPWLDKIDSSRFVPTSWHTSHIESDTTIYSVPWFIDVRPLLGNKRILRENGISSDNVSSYEGFVDAIKKINSRKEILENGVKVRAYAFPGKSDWNIPHNFAPWIWSNGGDFIAKDKNGKWHANILSERTLFGIAKYLNFVLDSLVLSDVLQNNTAQIAQQFNAGELAFIVSTSEIVMQVHFDGTKGGLSGAQIGSDSIVALPFPKGSAGSVSFIGGSNLAIPAGNKRPEAIKLLLFLTNDENLDAYTKQIGFLPASKKVLETWSTDENYRVLVEALKTGKTYTAIPEWGDIEQSLVSMFSETWDHLEIPALYSEEKLYQIFSNYSAAIDKQLSYTATGTMTFAEFQSVWHKALGIKDEPEKEPDATDDKKAIVEENLRKAPWVFAVMLFLGFLFSLKRKKK
- a CDS encoding protein kinase, which encodes MSVFADVTRCSLLHRGGEAQIYRLWAGSKSYVLKWYAAGCHFDSATVGCLLHERVDGVYRVVDAGEKNARPYLVYDFVEGLESNKFSPMPVAVALDALRQLVVVLKTLSAKGIHHGDLNPANVLVGADGKVTLIDCGIVGPGSLPYAAPERFQSKPATEKSDAYSLGMLLYFWIAGEELVKAETYEEFADAATRADSLDPTTKLYSRLDSLVESGSLAGPETLTKLAPLWSALLRADPENRVEDLDELDELLEIAFAGVCGGEVAWLNSQTKFLKSFFSKSGTICNNEGETCEIPPEFAVMQHTGRNKKFLLTAFFVLILLVSVLVVVVKGGSSNIDETGALMLKKSRSLDMGEAGLENGLDSAAVGVDGQSLKTLPIPDKDENE
- a CDS encoding sigma-54-dependent Fis family transcriptional regulator; its protein translation is MMKSESMLATEKMLDVVKILLDEEQPENLFPKILEVAKGVLHADAAVLDIAGETPLHFSNPEQVSISISAVKQAKAEKRAVVWNQLDDDSADLSKSIVQNQLTSIMVSPFRTPDSEAGYLYLQRAAREEPFTEEDSQLFDSFVAVCEKFAFAAYDRLRDKESLDVLKNVVRKDNIIYSSKVMADLVALAEKLAPLPLPVIIRGETGTGKEVFAKFIHKMSPRADRPFIAVNCGAIPEHLIESLLFGHAKGSFTGAIETRKGFFEEADGGTIFLDEIGELPMNMQVKLLRVLQEKHITRVGDNREIPVNVRVISATHVDLEEAVREKKFREDLYFRIQVMPMVLPPLRDRGQDVVLLAEEFIKRYGAEYGRGKFKMSRNTEKALLSYHWPGNVRELENRIQKGLVQAVHGVIQPKDLGLDDLHKETKDSPRTLKEAREAVEREVISRALRDSNANLTLAATILGIDRKVLREVMERLGMKKEDYKGA
- a CDS encoding HAD family hydrolase gives rise to the protein MNSKADIQALVAQKDLFIFDLDGTLFNTLGDLAPAVNFAMRKFGLKEHDNETVRSFIGNGSMNLIRRAVSNALGLGWPKLESMTIGDIDIAQVHQVYSQFYWENCTAHTVPYEGVVEFIERLRSQAKRVAMVTNKPVKPSEIILQKFNLLKHFDAYLCGDTSPERKPSPAGIQAILKQLGTDPKKALMIGDDTPDVMASKNAGIDCVALLEGFGKPENLLPLEPPYTIGHIKDFPY
- a CDS encoding sensor domain-containing diguanylate cyclase, with the translated sequence MKNVKVTTFSQSIIFKSLLFLVISMLLIVTVGTYFFTQRQLESTVQYNYSSNEARLQQLAFSANNEMEQFGSRLSLLAKTSEIATMDPVIAAGHLKSYTISSMFSSGETVSLYDHQEQLICDNSMLETAKAIYPVEFGKISPHRPYVTPWYREGDGIPKRAFAAVVSDRTSNGGYIVASFSMRRLWKYFSEFKVGQNGFVIAINTAGEILYHPDLKKWMDGVHRISETGFEDFNVQTYEINKPTFIKLNDGHRYLINYNFNAEYNLGLITLQPKSEIDASVSTVKFISKVILAFAMLAILLVAFWLILILGRPMNRLIEHISKITNGNIDIDEINVGNRKDEIGQLSRAFNQMHSTIKRQIKELNAHREMLEQEVQERTQELEEANKKLDLISRTDDLTQLPNRRDMHETIDNEVGRSARTHKPFCFIFFDIDHFKNVNDTYGHAAGDLVLKAVSSTIRGLLRKYDVLARYGGEEFLTLLPETDLEGAAIVAERFRKKIEKLSISFAEQKIKVTITLGVALYDDRLGADRSIQQADKALYEGKETGRNKVVIWDPERTSEEDYKQAAIEEARDRR
- a CDS encoding tetratricopeptide repeat protein; amino-acid sequence: MMRRVCNQTHHLYGYVWKIVVVVATVFFCGCSETEVNRGNAALQIGDYDRAVTSFSKALDSDPAHRDARYGLALAYYAIAEDKEHLKTSTLDLWDRTVKEFRILSKVDSSGKIDAAYSTSLFYLARATLMENGRANVLPLLDHSIQLDSANYFSHNLKAFVLSNRGDVEQAKKIYIYIVTKEPNFASAYMNLGNLYWAEGDIEQAWDIWSMGHEALPDDKELARWTQAAEDSLKAMVEQGEL
- a CDS encoding DUF3332 family protein, which encodes MKKALAAVICASMITLTGCYGSYACFNKLLSWNGTLGNKWLNSIVHFAMMVIPVYGIATFVDILVLNTVEFWTGSNPLAAGDSYYEQDAQGNTIAAVKNADGSLSATITTAQGETAQIKLERDGNVVRALDAEGNVVAVRELEK